GAGTGAAAACGCGACGCCGCAGTTCCTCAAGCAGTTCCTCTCGAAGTTCGGGCGCGACATCGGGATCGATCTGGGGACGGCGAACACCCTCGTCCACGTCGCCGGCCGAGGCGTGGTGCTCCGCGAGCCGAGCGTGATCGCGATCAACAAAGACACCGGCGAGGTGTATGCGGTCGGAGAGGAGGCCAAACGGATGTTGGGCCGGACTCCGGCGAACATCGTGGCGATCCGGCCGCTCAAGGACGGGGTGATCGCAGACTACGACCAGACCGAGAAGATGCTCAAGTACTTCATCGGGAAGGTGTCGAAGCGGTTCCTGCTTCGCCAAAGCGTCGTCGTGGGCATTCCGAGCGGCGTGACCGAGGTCGAGCGCCGCGCGGTCATCCAGGCGACGCGCCGCGCCGGAGCCACGCAGGCCTTCGTGATCGAAGAGCCGATGGCCGCCGCCATCGGGGCGGGAATGCCGATCGAGGATCCGATCGGGTCGATGATCGTGGACATCGGCGGCGGCACGACCGAGGTGGCCGTGATCTCGCTGGCGGGCATCGTGCACTCGCGCTCGATCCGCATCGCGGGCGACGAGATCGACGACGCGATCAGCGCGTACATCCGACGCGCCTACAACCTGTACGTGGGCGATCGGACCGCCGAGCAGACGAAGATCGAGATCGGGAGCGCCTTTCCGTTGGAGCAGGAGCTGAACATCCAGGTCAAGGGTCGGGACCTCGTGACGGGTCTCCCCCGAAGCGCCGTGATCACGAGCGAAGAGGTGCGCATGGCGATCGCAGAACCGCTCAACGCGATCGTGGAGGCGGTCAAACTCACGTTGGAGGCCACCCCTCCCGAACTAGCCGCCGACGCGATGAACAGCGGCATCTTCTTGGCGGGCGGAGGGGCTCTCCTGCGCGGGATCGACCACCTGATCTCCCAGGAAACGGGGTTGACCGTGCACATCGCCAACGACCCTCTGAGCTGCGTCGTGATCGGGACGGGCAAAGTCGTGGAGGCGATGCACGAGAACCCCGAGATCCGACGAATGCTGGAGAAGTCATCAAGGACGTAAACACCCACCCCGCGTTGGATTGGCTGCTCTTGGTGGCCCTTTGCGGGCTGGGGATCGCGTTGGGCCGGATGCAGACGACGGCGCGTCAGGCCGGAAGGCTGGACGGGGTGAGTCAGACGGTGATGTCGGCCGTCCATCCAGCCTCGAAAACGCTGGAAGGGGCGCTGGACGGCGTAGCCGACTTCGTCACGGGCATCGTCTCGGCCAACGATCTGGTCTCTCGGAACCGCGCCCTGGAGGCGAGGGTGCGCGCGATGGAGCAGTACGACGAGAGGGTCAAGGCGCTGACCCAGGACATCGACGCGTTGCGGCGCGAGATCGGGTTGGAGCCGGTTGCGGGCAGGAAGAAGATCGCCGCGAACGTAACGATGTACTTCCCCTACGAGAACCGCATCGTCATCGACGTCGGCAAGAAGCAGGGGGTGTGGTCGGGGCTTCCCGTGGTCACGGCAGACGGGTTGTTGGGCGTCGTGCAGGTGGTCGAGGAGCACGTGAGCCACGTGTCGCTGCTCAGCAGCCCCACGCTTCGCGTCGGAGCGGTGACCAACCGCGATCCGGCGCCGGCCGGCCTGCTCCACGGAGAGTCCTCGGACGTTCTGATCTTCGAGCTGCTCGACTCGAAGCAGCCGGTGGAAACGGGCGACCTGGTGATGACCTCGGGCTTCTCTGAGAACATCCCGCGCAACATCCCCATTGGGAGGGTGGTGCGTCTCGAGGATGATCGCGAGTTCGGGACGCGGCGCGCGCAGGTGTACCCGTTCGCGCAGATCGGCAATGTGCGCGAGGTGTTCGTGCTGCGATGAGCGGGGGACGCCGATGGGTGGTGGCGGGTATGTGCCTCTACGTCGCTGCCGCGCTCCAGCCGCTGACGCTCCGCTACGCGCTGTGCGGTCTGCGTCCGGACTTCCTGTTGATCGTCCTCGCGGTGTTCACCCACTTCTCGTCGCGGCGCGGCGGCTTGGTGCTCGGCTTCCTGACGGGGGTGGTGGCCGGGGCTCTTCCGGGCGCGAACATGGCCCATTACGTGATCAGCCGATCCCTTGCGGGCTTCTGCGGCGCGTGGGCCCGTGCGTTCGGATTCGAGGAGGGGCTTGCCACCGCGGCGGCCAGCGCCTTTGCGATCACGCTGATCGCACAGTTGGTGTTGATGTTCCTCGCTCCACCTGC
This is a stretch of genomic DNA from Fimbriimonadaceae bacterium. It encodes these proteins:
- a CDS encoding rod shape-determining protein MreC — its product is MDWLLLVALCGLGIALGRMQTTARQAGRLDGVSQTVMSAVHPASKTLEGALDGVADFVTGIVSANDLVSRNRALEARVRAMEQYDERVKALTQDIDALRREIGLEPVAGRKKIAANVTMYFPYENRIVIDVGKKQGVWSGLPVVTADGLLGVVQVVEEHVSHVSLLSSPTLRVGAVTNRDPAPAGLLHGESSDVLIFELLDSKQPVETGDLVMTSGFSENIPRNIPIGRVVRLEDDREFGTRRAQVYPFAQIGNVREVFVLR
- a CDS encoding rod shape-determining protein, producing the protein MRSENATPQFLKQFLSKFGRDIGIDLGTANTLVHVAGRGVVLREPSVIAINKDTGEVYAVGEEAKRMLGRTPANIVAIRPLKDGVIADYDQTEKMLKYFIGKVSKRFLLRQSVVVGIPSGVTEVERRAVIQATRRAGATQAFVIEEPMAAAIGAGMPIEDPIGSMIVDIGGGTTEVAVISLAGIVHSRSIRIAGDEIDDAISAYIRRAYNLYVGDRTAEQTKIEIGSAFPLEQELNIQVKGRDLVTGLPRSAVITSEEVRMAIAEPLNAIVEAVKLTLEATPPELAADAMNSGIFLAGGGALLRGIDHLISQETGLTVHIANDPLSCVVIGTGKVVEAMHENPEIRRMLEKSSRT